The following proteins come from a genomic window of Dehalococcoidia bacterium:
- the serS gene encoding serine--tRNA ligase, which produces MISIELIRRDSDSVREAMRKRDYDAGAIDRILELDTDRRSSIVQIDELRARRNEVSQQIGRSKERPPELIEEMREVGRRISELEGNQRTIDEELDTLLMAVPNIPDDSSPVGQDDSANIEVRRVGELPSFEFEPQAHWDIVENLGIADFERGARLAGSRFFVLKGLGAKLQRAVISFMLDLHVDQHGYTEVYLPYMMNSATALASGHLPGFREEMYRDEEDDLWLLPTAEAAITSLHRGEILPADDLPLYYVAHTPCWRRERTSAGRDTRGMTRVHQFDKVEMYKFVAPENSSAELESLVAAAEDVAKALEIPYRILELSTGDLASPAVKAFDVEMWAPGADRWLEVSSCSNCTDYQARRGRVRYRPETGARPRLVHTLNGSGLALPRVMISILENYQQEDGSVVIPDALRPHTGFDRIATPL; this is translated from the coding sequence ATGATCTCGATTGAACTAATCCGAAGAGACTCTGACTCTGTGCGCGAGGCGATGCGCAAGCGCGACTACGATGCCGGCGCCATCGACAGGATCCTCGAACTGGACACGGACCGCAGGTCGTCGATCGTCCAGATCGACGAATTGCGCGCGAGGCGCAACGAGGTCAGCCAGCAAATCGGTCGATCGAAAGAGCGACCGCCTGAACTGATCGAAGAGATGCGTGAGGTCGGACGGCGTATCAGTGAGCTTGAAGGTAACCAGCGCACCATCGATGAAGAGCTGGATACCCTATTGATGGCAGTGCCGAACATACCTGACGACAGTTCCCCCGTTGGGCAAGACGATTCGGCGAATATCGAGGTCAGGCGCGTCGGCGAATTGCCATCGTTCGAATTCGAACCGCAGGCTCACTGGGACATCGTGGAAAACCTTGGGATAGCCGACTTCGAGCGTGGGGCGCGTCTAGCAGGGTCGAGATTCTTTGTGCTTAAGGGCCTCGGTGCAAAGCTCCAGCGAGCAGTAATCTCCTTCATGCTCGACTTGCATGTCGACCAACACGGCTATACCGAAGTCTACCTCCCGTACATGATGAACAGCGCCACAGCGCTCGCCAGCGGTCACCTTCCGGGATTTCGGGAGGAGATGTACCGCGATGAAGAGGACGACCTTTGGCTGTTACCCACGGCCGAGGCGGCAATCACCAGCCTTCACCGAGGCGAAATCCTGCCTGCGGACGACCTGCCGCTGTACTACGTCGCTCACACGCCCTGCTGGAGGCGGGAAAGGACGTCTGCGGGTCGGGACACGCGCGGCATGACACGAGTCCACCAGTTCGACAAGGTGGAGATGTACAAGTTCGTCGCACCTGAGAATTCAAGCGCTGAACTAGAGTCACTCGTAGCAGCCGCAGAGGATGTGGCGAAGGCGCTGGAGATCCCTTATCGCATACTCGAGCTATCAACGGGAGACCTTGCGTCTCCGGCGGTGAAGGCGTTTGACGTCGAGATGTGGGCACCGGGAGCAGACCGCTGGCTTGAAGTTAGCTCATGCTCGAACTGCACTGACTACCAGGCGCGCAGGGGTAGGGTTAGATACAGGCCGGAGACGGGTGCCAGACCACGTCTGGTCCACACGCTTAACGGTTCGGGCCTGGCGCTCCCGAGGGTGATGATCTCGATACTGGAGAACTACCAGCAGGAAGACGGATCGGTTGTCATCCCGGACGCACTGAGGCCGCACACGGGATTCGACAGGATCGCTACGCCTCTATAG
- a CDS encoding PLP-dependent transferase, with protein MTTIFEELGVRPVINAQGNRTLLGGGTPSPEIRAMMDAAEDYYVNMSELMDAVGARIADMLDVEAALVTSGCSAALAYAAAACMTGDDVDKIELIPDTSSMSNEIIIQRQLRVKYDRCMSIPGGRLVEIGNDDRTTVEDLESAIGSQTAAVHYLAPGDRNPGALPLETVIDVAHANDVPVIVDAAGQVYPTDLLSRYVKMGADLVAYGAKYFGSVNSSGLLTGREDLVDVARSHSFVGFEASPIRSFGRPMKVDRQEVVAVYGALRAWLTMNHEDRFGAYEARIDTLRSGLSGIDGIALVDLADDGPAEGLTVIVDPDVVGMSGADVVEELRDGNPSIWVREFDSGDRFGIRLLTLSEGAEEVITDRLREILG; from the coding sequence ATGACAACGATCTTCGAAGAACTTGGCGTAAGGCCAGTTATCAACGCGCAGGGCAATCGAACCCTACTTGGAGGAGGTACTCCGTCCCCCGAGATTAGGGCAATGATGGATGCCGCAGAGGACTACTACGTCAACATGAGCGAACTGATGGACGCGGTTGGCGCACGGATCGCCGACATGCTGGATGTCGAGGCTGCACTTGTAACGTCGGGATGCTCTGCTGCACTGGCGTACGCTGCAGCGGCATGCATGACGGGCGACGACGTGGACAAGATCGAACTGATACCAGACACGTCGAGCATGTCCAATGAGATCATCATCCAGCGCCAGCTCAGGGTCAAATATGACCGGTGCATGTCGATTCCGGGCGGCAGACTGGTCGAGATTGGAAACGACGACCGGACTACGGTCGAAGACCTTGAATCAGCAATCGGCTCACAGACTGCCGCGGTCCATTACCTTGCCCCCGGTGACAGAAACCCCGGCGCTCTCCCGCTGGAGACAGTCATCGACGTTGCACACGCAAACGATGTACCTGTGATAGTCGACGCCGCAGGACAGGTCTATCCAACCGATCTTCTGAGCCGGTATGTAAAGATGGGCGCAGACCTGGTCGCGTACGGGGCAAAGTACTTCGGTTCCGTGAATTCAAGCGGCCTGCTGACAGGAAGGGAAGACCTTGTCGACGTTGCGCGGTCCCACAGCTTTGTGGGCTTTGAGGCGTCACCAATCAGGTCGTTTGGGCGTCCTATGAAGGTTGACCGCCAGGAGGTGGTGGCCGTGTACGGCGCGCTGCGAGCATGGTTGACCATGAACCACGAAGACCGATTCGGTGCCTATGAAGCCAGGATCGACACATTGAGGTCTGGACTGTCTGGAATCGACGGAATCGCGCTGGTCGATCTGGCTGACGACGGCCCGGCTGAGGGTCTGACCGTCATAGTAGATCCTGACGTGGTAGGAATGTCCGGGGCTGACGTCGTTGAGGAGCTTCGAGACGGCAACCCCAGCATATGGGTGAGGGAGTTCGACTCCGGCGACCGTTTTGGCATCAGGCTCCTCACACTGAGCGAAGGGGCTGAAGAAGTAATAACCGACCGCCTGCGCGAGATCCTCGGGTAG
- a CDS encoding MaoC family dehydratase N-terminal domain-containing protein — MANFEPTEVAGNMVTDYGDLQPGQEISRHSYQVDEGLVADYVAAVQDENPPLRDSDGVQLVPAMAVAALSIRGVVQHLRIPGGTLHAGQEFEFMSAVAVGSSLDCAATLVQNSVRGDWRFLVIDCHVTDDNAADVMSGKSTIVIPAGLGPRETE, encoded by the coding sequence GTGGCGAATTTCGAACCTACGGAAGTCGCAGGAAACATGGTTACTGACTACGGAGATCTGCAGCCAGGTCAGGAGATCTCAAGGCACTCATACCAGGTGGATGAGGGATTGGTCGCCGACTATGTGGCCGCAGTGCAGGATGAGAATCCCCCATTACGTGACAGTGACGGTGTTCAGCTTGTTCCGGCTATGGCTGTGGCTGCGTTGAGCATTCGCGGCGTGGTCCAGCACCTCCGGATTCCCGGAGGGACGCTTCACGCGGGCCAGGAGTTCGAGTTCATGTCCGCAGTCGCGGTTGGCAGTTCCCTGGATTGCGCGGCCACACTGGTCCAGAATTCCGTACGAGGCGACTGGCGATTCCTGGTAATCGACTGCCACGTAACCGACGATAACGCTGCTGATGTCATGTCTGGGAAGAGTACGATAGTGATTCCAGCCGGACTCGGGCCGCGAGAGACCGAATAA
- a CDS encoding MaoC family dehydratase gives MQKGDSLPQVDRFVDQARIEDYAHASGDFNPIHIDHEFASQSQFGGTIAHGMMVAATISEIMTGAFGSNWAKTGKMKIRFRSPVKPGQTVTATGSVQRVTPDGESSRIVCAVSVTTDNGEVAISGQAEVTVPA, from the coding sequence ATGCAAAAGGGTGACAGTCTTCCGCAGGTCGACAGGTTTGTAGACCAGGCTCGAATTGAAGACTACGCCCACGCTTCTGGTGACTTCAATCCGATCCACATCGACCACGAGTTTGCATCTCAGTCCCAGTTTGGAGGCACCATCGCCCATGGGATGATGGTTGCCGCGACCATATCGGAAATTATGACTGGCGCATTCGGCTCGAACTGGGCGAAGACCGGTAAGATGAAGATCAGGTTCCGTTCACCAGTCAAACCGGGCCAGACTGTGACTGCAACCGGCAGTGTGCAAAGAGTTACTCCCGACGGAGAATCAAGTCGCATAGTATGCGCGGTCTCGGTTACGACGGACAATGGAGAAGTCGCGATTTCGGGTCAGGCTGAAGTTACAGTCCCGGCCTAG
- the plsX gene encoding phosphate acyltransferase PlsX codes for MSTEIAPVRIALDAMGGDNAPSEVVRGAVHFAAAGQGQVMLVGDPEAVQDELSAYDTSRLPIGVVPSEGVIAEDESPALALRQRPRASVLVATGMVKQGHADACVTMGSTGAAMAAGAVILGLASGVERPALGGPVVGVAPNTCILDLGTNVDCRPRQLLSFGAIGDVFARTFFGSDDPRIALLSVGAEAGKGNRQVRETTELFEKSGLNFIGNIEANDLPKGAAEVVVCDGFVGNIVMKLTEGLGQQLSEHLRSRLEGVVPSADLESLLQEFYDMNNVVESRGGGPLFGVNGISVVGHGAARAGAVERALGMAKMAVETDFVSQMNNRLEMLDSGLDE; via the coding sequence TTGAGTACCGAGATCGCTCCCGTCCGAATTGCCCTTGACGCCATGGGGGGAGACAATGCCCCTTCAGAGGTGGTAAGGGGTGCGGTGCACTTCGCGGCTGCCGGCCAGGGACAGGTAATGCTCGTAGGGGACCCGGAAGCCGTCCAGGATGAGCTTAGTGCCTACGATACATCGCGCCTTCCTATCGGAGTTGTACCAAGCGAAGGGGTGATCGCCGAGGACGAGTCGCCAGCCCTCGCCCTCAGGCAGAGACCTCGAGCATCGGTCCTGGTTGCAACCGGCATGGTCAAGCAGGGTCATGCAGACGCCTGCGTCACCATGGGCTCCACGGGTGCCGCGATGGCCGCGGGCGCCGTGATCCTTGGTCTGGCAAGTGGTGTCGAGAGACCAGCGCTTGGCGGACCGGTCGTCGGCGTTGCGCCGAACACGTGCATACTTGACCTCGGGACCAACGTTGACTGCAGACCGCGCCAGCTCCTGAGCTTTGGAGCGATAGGGGACGTCTTTGCCCGTACCTTCTTTGGATCGGACGATCCCAGGATCGCTCTCCTCAGTGTCGGGGCCGAGGCTGGCAAGGGTAACAGGCAGGTCAGAGAGACAACGGAGCTTTTCGAGAAAAGCGGCCTGAACTTCATTGGCAACATAGAGGCGAACGACCTGCCCAAAGGGGCAGCAGAAGTCGTCGTCTGCGATGGCTTTGTTGGCAACATCGTCATGAAGCTCACCGAAGGGTTGGGCCAGCAGCTGAGCGAACACCTGCGCTCCAGGTTGGAGGGTGTAGTACCCAGCGCCGACCTTGAATCTCTGCTTCAGGAGTTCTACGACATGAACAATGTCGTGGAGAGTCGTGGGGGCGGCCCGCTATTTGGAGTCAACGGCATTAGCGTGGTCGGCCATGGAGCCGCTCGCGCCGGTGCAGTGGAGCGAGCGCTCGGCATGGCAAAAATGGCTGTCGAGACTGACTTCGTGTCCCAAATGAATAATCGACTCGAGATGCTCGACTCTGGACTCGATGAATAA